A region of Pontiella agarivorans DNA encodes the following proteins:
- the trpE gene encoding anthranilate synthase component I, with product MAIIPDRATFLEKAKQGNLVPVWKEVLADQETPVSAYKRVRKYLREKDKTSHTYLLESVEGGENIGRYSFIGGNPRTILRAYGRKVEIQTRDKALQVIEDIDPLEALKNHMAQFSPVVDDPTLPRFIGGAVGFLGYDVVSQFEPRVPIIGNDEIGNPDMVFMVTDGLIIFDRVNHNLRIVADAHIDGDPNEAYDKALAQIDELTDALKTEVTRVLIDTHTEVEPLEPKSNTSKEEFVGMVEKTKEYIRAGDVIQTVISQRFEVENEADSLDVYRALRAVNPSPYMYCLDMGESAIVGTSPEILVRCEDKKVEVRPIAGTRPRGATPEEDRAYEKDLLADPKEIAEHIMLVDLGRNDVGRVCEFNSVEVPDLMVIERYSHVMHIVSDVTGTLSDEHDIFDVVRASFPAGTVSGAPKIRAMEIIAELEKSKRGPYAGCVGYFDYNGNFDAAITIRTVILDKNKAYVQAGAGIVADSVPSSEYEETRNKARGMMKALALAKHYHAARTGGE from the coding sequence ATGGCGATTATACCCGATAGAGCAACATTTCTGGAAAAAGCAAAGCAGGGGAATCTGGTGCCGGTCTGGAAAGAAGTTCTGGCCGATCAGGAAACACCGGTTTCCGCCTATAAACGGGTGCGGAAATATTTGCGCGAAAAAGATAAGACGTCGCACACCTATTTGCTGGAGTCGGTGGAGGGTGGAGAAAATATCGGCCGCTATTCGTTTATCGGCGGTAATCCGCGCACTATTCTGCGGGCTTATGGCCGTAAGGTGGAAATTCAGACCCGGGATAAAGCGTTGCAGGTGATCGAAGATATCGATCCGCTGGAAGCGCTGAAAAATCATATGGCGCAGTTTTCACCGGTGGTGGACGATCCGACGCTTCCGCGTTTCATCGGCGGCGCGGTCGGATTTCTCGGTTACGATGTGGTATCGCAGTTTGAGCCGCGGGTTCCAATCATTGGAAATGATGAAATCGGTAATCCGGATATGGTGTTCATGGTGACAGACGGGCTGATTATTTTTGACCGGGTGAATCATAACCTGCGGATTGTTGCGGATGCCCACATTGACGGTGATCCGAATGAAGCGTATGACAAGGCTCTGGCTCAGATTGATGAGCTGACTGATGCGCTGAAAACGGAGGTGACCCGGGTTCTGATTGATACACATACCGAAGTGGAACCGCTGGAACCGAAATCGAATACTTCAAAAGAAGAATTTGTGGGTATGGTTGAAAAGACCAAGGAATATATCCGAGCCGGCGATGTGATCCAGACGGTGATTTCCCAGCGATTTGAAGTGGAGAATGAGGCCGATTCGCTGGATGTCTACCGTGCGCTTCGGGCGGTGAATCCGTCGCCCTACATGTATTGCCTGGATATGGGAGAGAGTGCAATTGTCGGTACATCACCCGAAATTCTGGTGCGTTGCGAAGACAAAAAGGTGGAGGTTCGGCCTATTGCCGGAACGCGCCCGCGCGGAGCAACGCCGGAAGAGGATCGGGCTTATGAAAAGGATTTGCTGGCGGATCCGAAGGAAATTGCAGAGCATATTATGCTGGTCGATCTGGGGCGTAACGATGTCGGCCGCGTTTGTGAATTCAACTCCGTCGAAGTGCCGGATCTGATGGTGATTGAGCGCTACAGTCATGTGATGCATATTGTTTCCGATGTGACCGGTACACTGTCGGATGAGCATGATATTTTTGATGTTGTCCGCGCAAGTTTCCCGGCAGGGACGGTGAGCGGTGCGCCGAAAATCCGGGCCATGGAGATTATTGCAGAACTTGAGAAGAGTAAACGAGGACCGTATGCCGGATGTGTCGGCTATTTTGATTATAACGGAAACTTTGATGCGGCGATTACGATCCGTACGGTGATTCTGGATAAGAACAAAGCCTACGTTCAGGCTGGGGCCGGGATTGTTGCCGATTCGGTTCCGAGCAGTGAATATGAAGAGACGCGCAACAAGGCGCGCGGCATGATGAAAGCCCTGGCCCTGGCCAAGCATTACCACGCCGCCCGTACGGGAGGAGAATAA
- a CDS encoding DUF362 domain-containing protein encodes MKTESASRRAFVKTTAAGTVVAAASGAHAVSPDKVEVWILHGKDNRKLMEKAMGIVVENGGFGPHVETLALKVNAAWGREPEVGANTHPELIDVFLKNAKAGGVKKITIPEHPCSAAKIAFDRSGIEKVAKKHKCRMIDLKKKQKSFRKVEIPGGRKLKEAEVAGEYLDADAVVNMPVAKHHSGATVSAAMKNWMGIVKDRRHWHRTDLHQCIADFSTFIKPAWTIVDATRVMMDHGPQGPAENLKMPHLLILSKDQVAADACVMDIFERDPMDIKYLKYAGEMGIGVVDKSLMNIHNIEVG; translated from the coding sequence ATGAAAACCGAATCTGCATCCCGTCGCGCATTTGTCAAAACCACCGCCGCCGGTACGGTCGTGGCGGCCGCATCCGGTGCGCATGCTGTTTCTCCGGATAAAGTAGAGGTCTGGATCCTGCATGGTAAAGACAATCGTAAGCTCATGGAAAAAGCCATGGGGATTGTCGTTGAAAACGGCGGTTTTGGACCCCATGTAGAAACTCTGGCGCTGAAGGTGAATGCCGCCTGGGGACGGGAGCCGGAGGTCGGGGCCAACACCCATCCGGAACTCATCGATGTTTTTCTGAAAAACGCGAAAGCAGGCGGCGTTAAAAAAATTACGATTCCGGAGCATCCCTGCAGTGCGGCTAAAATCGCCTTCGATCGGAGCGGCATTGAAAAGGTTGCGAAAAAACATAAGTGCAGGATGATCGACCTGAAGAAGAAGCAGAAGAGCTTCCGCAAAGTTGAGATACCCGGGGGGCGTAAGCTCAAGGAAGCCGAGGTGGCGGGTGAATATCTGGATGCCGATGCTGTTGTGAATATGCCCGTGGCCAAGCACCACAGCGGAGCCACGGTTTCCGCCGCTATGAAAAACTGGATGGGGATTGTGAAGGATCGCCGTCATTGGCACCGTACGGATCTGCATCAGTGCATTGCGGATTTTTCCACATTTATCAAACCGGCCTGGACCATCGTCGATGCTACACGCGTGATGATGGATCATGGCCCGCAGGGACCAGCCGAAAATCTTAAGATGCCTCATCTGCTGATTCTTTCAAAGGATCAGGTCGCCGCCGATGCCTGCGTGATGGATATCTTTGAGCGGGATCCGATGGATATCAAATACCTGAAGTATGCCGGGGAGATGGGAATTGGGGTTGTTGATAAAAGCTTAATGAATATTCACAACATAGAAGTTGGCTGA
- a CDS encoding anthranilate synthase component II, with product MILVIDNYDSFTYNLVQYLGELGAEMRVFRNDEISVADAVALNPEKVLVSPGPCTPKEAGISCDIIREFGPRLPTFGVCLGHQSIGDVYGGNVIRAERLMHGKTSPMIHDNKSVFKGLPSPFNATRYHSLIVERETLPDCLEITAWTEEGEIMGVQHKEHPVHGVQFHPESILTAEGKKLLQNFLDL from the coding sequence ATGATTCTGGTCATCGATAACTACGACTCTTTTACTTATAACCTTGTGCAGTATCTCGGCGAGCTGGGCGCGGAAATGCGCGTGTTCCGTAACGATGAAATTTCTGTTGCAGACGCCGTGGCACTGAATCCTGAAAAAGTACTGGTCAGCCCGGGGCCGTGTACGCCGAAAGAAGCGGGGATTTCCTGCGATATCATTCGCGAGTTCGGACCGCGGCTTCCGACCTTCGGGGTCTGTCTGGGACACCAGTCGATCGGCGATGTTTATGGCGGCAACGTCATACGGGCGGAACGGCTGATGCATGGAAAGACGTCGCCTATGATTCACGACAATAAGAGCGTGTTCAAAGGTTTGCCGAGTCCGTTTAATGCCACGCGCTATCATTCCCTGATTGTTGAGCGTGAAACCCTGCCGGACTGTCTGGAAATCACGGCCTGGACGGAAGAGGGTGAAATCATGGGGGTTCAACACAAAGAACATCCCGTTCACGGTGTTCAGTTCCACCCGGAATCGATTCTGACCGCAGAGGGTAAAAAACTCCTGCAGAACTTCCTGGACCTTTGA